One window of Vitis riparia cultivar Riparia Gloire de Montpellier isolate 1030 chromosome 5, EGFV_Vit.rip_1.0, whole genome shotgun sequence genomic DNA carries:
- the LOC117913782 gene encoding uncharacterized protein LOC117913782, whose product MIIMNRRIVQEILPVIVIRFLNDWLLRVFILVSLFSQIELLLLGNRRKYTPGNWLRSIIWQAYATKDAIIDISIGVLFTCQGASEDNSSQQNDMMKAFWLAFLLLHLGGPDTITAYSLEDNELWRRHLIQLFLKSLWASSIFFRSWKGTPLNILTMLMFVPGLIKYGEKTWFLRSGSNDHLRDSIIRHRDRGHTDPTVVPSVSTPTGNPPTGNTPTGSPPTSSTLTTLTGSPWSPPTGCPQYPRVPLDRGPSCACATFMAGCNGLCCAAVMAEYDGVSYAAFRTECDCKKAEEYCVSCQPESEKSEVVNIPSPGPGYLRQPGTFARPFAKGY is encoded by the coding sequence ATGATCATCATGAATAGGAGAATTGTCCAGGAAATTTTGCCCGTAATTGTGATAAGATTTCTTAATGACTGGCTACTCCGTGTATTCATTTTAGTCAGCCTCTTCTCACAAATAGAGCTCCTCCTCCTGGGCAACAGGAGAAAATATACACCAGGAAACTGGCTTAGATCCATCATTTGGCAAGCTTACGCAACCAAAGATGCGATAATTGATATTTCTATTGGCGTACTCTTCACGTGCCAAGGAGCTAGTGAAGATAACTCATCACAACAAAACGACATGATGAAGGCATTTTGGCTAGCATTTCTGCTACTGCACCTTGGAGGCCCGGACACCATCACAGCCTATTCTTTGGAAGACAATGAATTATGGAGAAGACACTTGATTCAGCTATTCCTGAAGTCTCTGTGGGCATCGAGCATCTTTTTTAGGTCCTGGAAGGGCACACCACTCAATATTCTAACCATGCTAATGTTTGTGCCAGGACTGATCAAGTATGGGGAGAAAACTTGGTTTCTAAGGTCCGGAAGCAACGATCATCTTAGAGATTCCATAATCCGTCATCGAGACCGAGGGCACACTGACCCAACGGTCGTGCCCTCTGTGTCCACCCCGACCGGTAACCCCCCGACCGGTAACACCCCAACCGGTAGCCCCCCGACCAGTAGCACCTTGACCACCTTGACCGGTAGCCCCTGGTCCCCCCCGACCGGTTGCCCCCAATACCCCAGGGTCCCCCTCGATCGGGGGCCCAGCTGTGCGTGTGCCACATTCATGGCAGGGTGTAATGGGCTTTGTTGTGCTGCAGTCATGGCAGAGTATGATGGGGTCAGTTATGCCGCATTCAGGACAGAGTGTGATTGCAAGAAAGCTGAGGAATATTGTGTTTCATGCCAGCCAGAAAGTGAAAAATCTGAGGTGGTGAATATACCTTCGCCAGGCCCAGGGTACCTTCGCCAGCCGGGTACCTTCGCCAGACCCTTTGCAAAAGGCTATTGA